A single region of the Eublepharis macularius isolate TG4126 chromosome 14, MPM_Emac_v1.0, whole genome shotgun sequence genome encodes:
- the PAFAH1B2 gene encoding platelet-activating factor acetylhydrolase IB subunit alpha2: MEARGEPPADRMSQGDANPAAVPHAAEDVQGDDRWMSQHNRFIVDCKDKEPDVLFVGDSMVQLLQQYEVWRKLFSPLHALNFGIGGDTTGHVLWRLKNGELENIKPKVIVVWVGTNNHENTAEEVAGGIEAIVRLINTRQPQAKIIVLGLLPRGEKPNPLRQKNSAVNQLLKASLPKLSNVQLLDVDVGFVHSDGTISCHDMFDFLHLTGAGYAKICKPLHELIMQLLEETPEEKQATLA, translated from the exons ATGGAGGCGCGCGGGGAGCCGCCAGC ggACAGAATGAGCCAGGGCGACGCCAACCCGGCCGCCGTCCCGCACGCCGCTGAGGACGTTCAGGGCGATGACCGATGGATGTCGCAG CACAACCGATTTATTGTGGACTGCAAAGACAAGGAACCTGATGTACTGTTTGTTGGAGACTCCATGGTGCAGCTGCTACAGCAGTATGAG GTATGGCGGAAGCTCTTTTCACCCCTACATGCATTAAATTTTGGGATTGGAGGGGACACAACAGGGCATGTTTTGTGGAGACTGAAGAATGGTGAACTGGAAAATATTAAACCCAAG GTCATTGTTGTTTGGGTTGGAACAAATAACCATGAAAACACAGCAGAGGAAGTAGCTGGGGGAATAGAAGCCATTGTGAGGCTGATAAATACGCGGCAGCCCCAGGCCAAGATTATTGTGCTG GGTTTGTTACCACGTGGCGAGAAGCCAAACCCGCTGCGGCAGAAGAACAGTGCCGTGAACCAGCTCTTGAAGGCCTCATTGCCCAAACTCTCCAACGTTCAGTTGCTGGATGTGGATGTGGGCTTCGTGCATTCGGATGGCACCATCTCCTGCCACGACATGTTTGATTTTCTGCATTTAACTGGCGCTGGCTATGCCAAGATCTGTAAGCCCCTCCATGAACTGATCATGCAGCTGCTGGAGGAGACCCCTGAAGAGAAGCAGGCAACTCTGGCCTGA
- the SIDT2 gene encoding SID1 transmembrane family member 2 isoform X2, protein MPGVRAAAGLLGLLVAAAAAKSVWQEEAAFDRPYAGAVDSERLNIYAFNHTVRRNRTEGVRVSVNVPSVQKEAPVLFVVRQKEAVVSFQVPLVLRGLFQRKYLYQDVGRTLCQPPSKSEAELQFFYVDVSTLSPANVSYQLQVTRVENFVLRTDQHLGFNATAAQPQYFKYEFPEDVDSVIVKVTSATAFPCSVISIQDILCPVYDLDNNVAFIGMYQTMTKKAAITVQKKDFPSHSFYLVVVVKTEDEACGGPLPYYPFSKDEPVDQGNRRKALNVVVSPAVTSQAYVSGTLFCLGIFLSFYVVTLLIACWKIWRRQRMRTMDLLAPVETPRTDAGHSPITSDPFLGRAPYHAYGYGSFDNGSAVSTENASDSLLSTEASYGYADRSLDSLVGRPRLDSLSSVEEDDYDTLADIDSDKNVIRTKQYLYVADLARKDKRVLRKKYQIYFWNIATIAVFYALPVIQLVITYQTVVNVTGNQDICYYNFLCAHPLGNLSAFNNILSNLGYILLGLLFLLIILQREISYNRALMRNDLQALECGIPKHFGLFYAMGTALMMEGLLSACYHVCPNYTNFQFDTSFMYMIAGLCMLKLYQKRHPDINASAYSAYACLAVVIFFSVVGVVFGKGNMAFWIVFSIIHIVSTLLLSTQLYYMGRWRLDSGTLRRILLVLYTDCLRQCSGPTYVDRMVLLVMGNIINWSLAAYGLLVRPNDFASYLLAIGICNLLLYFAFYIIMKLRSGERLKLIPLLCIVCTSVVWGFALFFFFQGLSTWQKTPAESREHNRDCILLGFFDDHDIWHFLSSIAMFGSFLVLLTLDDDLDCIQRDKIYVF, encoded by the exons ATGCCGGGCGTGCGGGCGGCGgcggggctgctggggctgctggtggcggcggcggcggccaagAGCGTGTGGCAGGAGGAGGCGGCCTTCGACCGGCCCTACGCGGGCGCCGTGGACAGCGAGCGCCTCAACATCTACGCCTTCAACCACACCGTCCGGCGGAACCGG ACCGAGGGTGTGCGGGTGTCGGTGAATGTGCCGTCGGTGCAGAAGGAGGCGCCGGTGCTCTTCGTGGTGCGGCAGAAGGAGGCGGTGGTGTCGTTCCAGGTGCCGCTGGTCCTCCGGGGCCT GTTCCAGCGGAAGTACCTGTACCAGGATGTCGGCCGCACGCTGTGCCAACCCCCGTCCAAGAGCGAGGCGGAGCTGCAGTTCTTCTACGTGGACGTGTCCACGCTCTCTCCCGCCAACGTCTCGTACCAGCTCCAGGTCACGCGTGTGGAGAACTTTGTGCTCAG gACAGACCAGCACTTGGGCTTCAACGCCACTGCCGCCCAGCCACAG TATTTCAAGTATGAGTTTCCAGAGGACGTGGACTCGGTGATCGTGAAGGTGACCTCAGCCACTGCCTTCCCGTGCTCTGTCATTTCCATCCAAGACATTCTG TGCCCTGTCTATGACCTCGACAACAACGTGGCCTTCATCGGCATGTACCAGACTATGACCAAGAAAGCTGCCATCACCGTCCAG AAGAAGGATTTCCCCAGCCACAGCTTctacctggtggtggtggtgaagacgGAAGACGAGGCTTGTGGGGGGCCGCTGCCTTACTACCCCTTTTCCAAag ATGAGCCTGTCGATCAAGGGAACCGCCGGAAAGCCCTGAATGTGGTGGTGTCTCCAGCTGTCACCT CACAGGCCTACGTGAGTGGGACGCTTTTCTGCCTGGGGATCTTTCTCTCCTTTTATGTGGTGACGCTGCTCATCGCTTGCTGGAAGATCTGGAG GCGACAGAGAATGAGGACAATGGATCTTCTAGCCCCTGTGGAGACACCAAGGACTGACGCTG GTCATTCCCCCATCACCTCAGACCCTTTCTTGGGACGCGCACCTTACCATGCCTACGGTTACGGCTCCTTTG ACAACGGTTCTGCAGTCAGCACAGAGAACGCCTCTGACAGCCTGCTGTCCACTGAAGCATCATACGGCTACGCAG ACCGGTCCCTAGACAGCCTGGTGGGGCGTCCACGGCTCGACTCGCTCAGCTCTGTGGAGGAGGATGACTACGACACCCTGGCCGACATCGACTCGGACAAGAACGTCATCCGCACCAAG CAATACTTGTACGTGGCGGATCTGGCACGCAAAGACAAGCGGGTACTGAGGAAGAAATACCAGATTTACTTTTG GAACATCGCCACCATTGCTGTGTTCTACGCACTGCCGGTCATCCAGCTTGTGATAACCTACCAGACG GTGGTGAATGTCACGGGGAATCAAGACATCTGCTACTACAACTTCCTGTGCGCCCACCCCCTGGGCAACCTCAG CGCCTTCAACAACATCCTCAGCAACCTGGGCTACATCCTGCTGGGGCTTCTTTTCCTGCTCATCATCTTGCAACGGGAGATCAGCTACAACCGGGCCTTGATGCGCAACGACCTGCAGGCTCTG GAGTGCGGCATCCCGAAGCACTTCGGCCTCTTCTATGCCATGGGCACTGCCCTCATGATGGAGGGGCTGCTCAGCGCCTGCTACCACGTCTGCCCCAACTACACCAATTTCCAGTTTG acacctCTTTCATGTACATGATCGCCGGGCTGTGCATGCTGAAACTCTACCAGAAGCGGCACCCGGACATCAACGCCAGCGCCTACAGCGCCTACGCCTGCCTCGCCGTTGTCATCTTTTTCTCTGTCGTGGGCGTG GTCTTCGGCAAGGGTAACATGGCCTTCTGGATCGTCTTCTCCATCATCCACATCGTCTCCACTTTGCTGCTGAGCACCCAGCTCTACTATATGGGCCGCTGGAGGCTGG ACTCTGGGACTTTGCGCAGGATCCTGCTCGTGCTCTACACCGACTGCCTCCGCCAGTGCAGTGGGCCCACGTACGTG GATCGGATGGTCCTGCTGGTGATGGGCAACATAATCAACTGGTCGCT CGCTGCCTACGGCCTCCTTGTCAGGCCCAACGATTTTGCCTCCTACCTGCTAGCCATCGGCATCTGCAACCTGCTGCTGTATTTTGCCTTCTACATTATCATGAAg CTCCGGAGTGGTGAACGCCTGAAGCTGATTCCCCTGCTCTGCATCGTCTGCACTTCTGTCGTGTGGGGCTTTgccctctttttcttcttccaggGTTTGAGCACCTGGCAG AAAACGCCAGCCGAGTCCCGAGAACATAACCGCGACTGCATTCTGCTTGGCTTTTTCGATGACCACGACATCTGGCACTTCCTCTCGTCCATCGCCATGTTTGGCTCCTTCCTG GTCCTGCTGACTCTGGATGATGACCTGGACTGCATTCAGCGTGACAAGATCTACGTCTTCTAG
- the SIDT2 gene encoding SID1 transmembrane family member 2 isoform X1, whose amino-acid sequence MPGVRAAAGLLGLLVAAAAAKSVWQEEAAFDRPYAGAVDSERLNIYAFNHTVRRNRTEGVRVSVNVPSVQKEAPVLFVVRQKEAVVSFQVPLVLRGLFQRKYLYQDVGRTLCQPPSKSEAELQFFYVDVSTLSPANVSYQLQVTRVENFVLRTDQHLGFNATAAQPQYFKYEFPEDVDSVIVKVTSATAFPCSVISIQDILCPVYDLDNNVAFIGMYQTMTKKAAITVQKKDFPSHSFYLVVVVKTEDEACGGPLPYYPFSKDEPVDQGNRRKALNVVVSPAVTSQAYVSGTLFCLGIFLSFYVVTLLIACWKIWRRQRMRTMDLLAPVETPRTDAGHSPITSDPFLGRAPYHAYGYGSFDNGSAVSTENASDSLLSTEASYGYAGPEMCQHRQRHMAVAMDRSLDSLVGRPRLDSLSSVEEDDYDTLADIDSDKNVIRTKQYLYVADLARKDKRVLRKKYQIYFWNIATIAVFYALPVIQLVITYQTVVNVTGNQDICYYNFLCAHPLGNLSAFNNILSNLGYILLGLLFLLIILQREISYNRALMRNDLQALECGIPKHFGLFYAMGTALMMEGLLSACYHVCPNYTNFQFDTSFMYMIAGLCMLKLYQKRHPDINASAYSAYACLAVVIFFSVVGVVFGKGNMAFWIVFSIIHIVSTLLLSTQLYYMGRWRLDSGTLRRILLVLYTDCLRQCSGPTYVDRMVLLVMGNIINWSLAAYGLLVRPNDFASYLLAIGICNLLLYFAFYIIMKLRSGERLKLIPLLCIVCTSVVWGFALFFFFQGLSTWQKTPAESREHNRDCILLGFFDDHDIWHFLSSIAMFGSFLVLLTLDDDLDCIQRDKIYVF is encoded by the exons ATGCCGGGCGTGCGGGCGGCGgcggggctgctggggctgctggtggcggcggcggcggccaagAGCGTGTGGCAGGAGGAGGCGGCCTTCGACCGGCCCTACGCGGGCGCCGTGGACAGCGAGCGCCTCAACATCTACGCCTTCAACCACACCGTCCGGCGGAACCGG ACCGAGGGTGTGCGGGTGTCGGTGAATGTGCCGTCGGTGCAGAAGGAGGCGCCGGTGCTCTTCGTGGTGCGGCAGAAGGAGGCGGTGGTGTCGTTCCAGGTGCCGCTGGTCCTCCGGGGCCT GTTCCAGCGGAAGTACCTGTACCAGGATGTCGGCCGCACGCTGTGCCAACCCCCGTCCAAGAGCGAGGCGGAGCTGCAGTTCTTCTACGTGGACGTGTCCACGCTCTCTCCCGCCAACGTCTCGTACCAGCTCCAGGTCACGCGTGTGGAGAACTTTGTGCTCAG gACAGACCAGCACTTGGGCTTCAACGCCACTGCCGCCCAGCCACAG TATTTCAAGTATGAGTTTCCAGAGGACGTGGACTCGGTGATCGTGAAGGTGACCTCAGCCACTGCCTTCCCGTGCTCTGTCATTTCCATCCAAGACATTCTG TGCCCTGTCTATGACCTCGACAACAACGTGGCCTTCATCGGCATGTACCAGACTATGACCAAGAAAGCTGCCATCACCGTCCAG AAGAAGGATTTCCCCAGCCACAGCTTctacctggtggtggtggtgaagacgGAAGACGAGGCTTGTGGGGGGCCGCTGCCTTACTACCCCTTTTCCAAag ATGAGCCTGTCGATCAAGGGAACCGCCGGAAAGCCCTGAATGTGGTGGTGTCTCCAGCTGTCACCT CACAGGCCTACGTGAGTGGGACGCTTTTCTGCCTGGGGATCTTTCTCTCCTTTTATGTGGTGACGCTGCTCATCGCTTGCTGGAAGATCTGGAG GCGACAGAGAATGAGGACAATGGATCTTCTAGCCCCTGTGGAGACACCAAGGACTGACGCTG GTCATTCCCCCATCACCTCAGACCCTTTCTTGGGACGCGCACCTTACCATGCCTACGGTTACGGCTCCTTTG ACAACGGTTCTGCAGTCAGCACAGAGAACGCCTCTGACAGCCTGCTGTCCACTGAAGCATCATACGGCTACGCAG GGCCAGAGATGTGCCAGCACCGCCAGCGACACATGGCCGTGGCTATGG ACCGGTCCCTAGACAGCCTGGTGGGGCGTCCACGGCTCGACTCGCTCAGCTCTGTGGAGGAGGATGACTACGACACCCTGGCCGACATCGACTCGGACAAGAACGTCATCCGCACCAAG CAATACTTGTACGTGGCGGATCTGGCACGCAAAGACAAGCGGGTACTGAGGAAGAAATACCAGATTTACTTTTG GAACATCGCCACCATTGCTGTGTTCTACGCACTGCCGGTCATCCAGCTTGTGATAACCTACCAGACG GTGGTGAATGTCACGGGGAATCAAGACATCTGCTACTACAACTTCCTGTGCGCCCACCCCCTGGGCAACCTCAG CGCCTTCAACAACATCCTCAGCAACCTGGGCTACATCCTGCTGGGGCTTCTTTTCCTGCTCATCATCTTGCAACGGGAGATCAGCTACAACCGGGCCTTGATGCGCAACGACCTGCAGGCTCTG GAGTGCGGCATCCCGAAGCACTTCGGCCTCTTCTATGCCATGGGCACTGCCCTCATGATGGAGGGGCTGCTCAGCGCCTGCTACCACGTCTGCCCCAACTACACCAATTTCCAGTTTG acacctCTTTCATGTACATGATCGCCGGGCTGTGCATGCTGAAACTCTACCAGAAGCGGCACCCGGACATCAACGCCAGCGCCTACAGCGCCTACGCCTGCCTCGCCGTTGTCATCTTTTTCTCTGTCGTGGGCGTG GTCTTCGGCAAGGGTAACATGGCCTTCTGGATCGTCTTCTCCATCATCCACATCGTCTCCACTTTGCTGCTGAGCACCCAGCTCTACTATATGGGCCGCTGGAGGCTGG ACTCTGGGACTTTGCGCAGGATCCTGCTCGTGCTCTACACCGACTGCCTCCGCCAGTGCAGTGGGCCCACGTACGTG GATCGGATGGTCCTGCTGGTGATGGGCAACATAATCAACTGGTCGCT CGCTGCCTACGGCCTCCTTGTCAGGCCCAACGATTTTGCCTCCTACCTGCTAGCCATCGGCATCTGCAACCTGCTGCTGTATTTTGCCTTCTACATTATCATGAAg CTCCGGAGTGGTGAACGCCTGAAGCTGATTCCCCTGCTCTGCATCGTCTGCACTTCTGTCGTGTGGGGCTTTgccctctttttcttcttccaggGTTTGAGCACCTGGCAG AAAACGCCAGCCGAGTCCCGAGAACATAACCGCGACTGCATTCTGCTTGGCTTTTTCGATGACCACGACATCTGGCACTTCCTCTCGTCCATCGCCATGTTTGGCTCCTTCCTG GTCCTGCTGACTCTGGATGATGACCTGGACTGCATTCAGCGTGACAAGATCTACGTCTTCTAG